The sequence below is a genomic window from Mycobacterium sp. ITM-2016-00316.
CGGTCAGCAGCGCCACCAGCGGGCGCGGGCGTTCATTCATCGGCGTAGTCCATCACATCGGAAACCAGTGGGGCGCGCCCGGTTTCATCCCGCGCAGTCACACCGGGCTGCAGGGGCGCGGGCTTGCCTGCCAACACGGTGTCGACGGCGTCGCCGTCTGGGCCGACACCCCCCGAGGTCCGTGCGGTGAGCCGGAACGCGTCGATGACAAACGGCAGCCCGTCGGCCTTGAGCGGGTCCGGCCCGTCCATCACGTGGAAGTGCAGGTGTGGTGCGTCGGTGTTCCCGCTGTTGCCCAGCTGCCCGAGCACCTGCCCGGTGCTCAGCCGGTCGCCGGGTTTCACCGCGACCGAACCGGTCTTCAGGTGCGCATAGAACGCGTAGTTACCGCCACCGATGTCCTGCACCACATGATTACCGCCGTACTCGTCCAGCCGCAGCCCGGTGGGGTTGACGCCGGGCACCTGCTCGGGCAGCCCGTCGAGGACGGCCACCACCGGGCCGTCGGCGACGGCGTGGACATCGGCGCCGAAATACGGATAGCCCGACACGTCGTCGACCTTGCCGTCGAACAGCCGGCCGTCGGGCATCAGCTGCACGTAGTCGATGGCGAAACGCTCGGCACCCCAGAGTTCGCCGTCGATCGGGTTGATCGCCATCCGGTGCGGGGTCATCCCGCAGCAGCCGTTGGCATCCCACCACTGCGGTCCGCGCAGCGGTGCGGCGATGCTCACCGGTTCCCGTGTCTGCACGGTCACCGGCGCGACGGTCTCGGTCACCTCGGCGGGCAGCAGCGGTGGCATCGGCTGGGTCAACGTCACCTTGACCTGGTGATCGAGTTCGGTTGGTGTCTGACCGTTCTCGGTGATGACGTCCAGCCAGACCAGCGCGGACTGCGAGGGCCCGAGTTCGGCGGTCGGGACTGTGGTGCCGAGCACCCGCGTACGGTCGGCGAGCTCGGCGCCGGCCAGTGTCAGCAGCGGATCGCCATCGCCCGGACGTACCACCACCGAGTCCACGGTGATGTCCTGATTCATCGAATTCGTCAGCAGCAGTTCGTAGACCAGGTGGGTGCGGCCATCGGTGGCGGGCACCGGTACCGGTGCGGCCAACACCCGGGCCAGCAGTGGGGTGGCGACCGGAGCGGCTGCGGGTGCCGCGGGCGTGCTCGGCGTCGGCGTGGGGGCGGGAGCGGGAGCCGGCGTGGTCGCCGACGTCTCGGTGCTCGCCTGCTCGGTGCTGGGCGCACAGCCGACCAGCACCACCAAGGCGGTGAGAGTCACTGCGGTGAAAGGGGTTCGGCGCTTCACGGGTCTCCTGCTTGCTGCGGTCGGTCATCCGGTGCGTCGGGGTCGATGTCCATCTCGGTGCGGAACATGAAGAAGAAGACCACCCAGCCGATCGCCGAGATGAAGATCCAGCTGACGAGTCGGTAGATGAGCATGGCCGAGATCGCCGCGGCGAGTGTCATCCCGCTGGACACCAGGCCAGGCACCAGCACCGCCTCCACCACCAGCAGCCCACCCGGCATCAGCGGGATGGATCCGACCGCGCGTGCGGCGGCGTAGGCCACCGTCAGCGCCGCCAGCGACGGGTGCCCGCCCGCGGCGTACGCGGCGAAGGCCAGGCAGGCGACATCGGCGATCCAGTTGAACAACGACCACCCGAAGGCGTTGCCGAGCGCACGACGGCTCAGCTGCACCGATTCCAGCTGGCGCAGCAGCTCGCGCCATTTGTCCAGCCAGGTGTCCGTCGGTTTGCCACGCAGCGAGTTGAACCAGGACAACAGCCGGACGCCGATGCCGTCGAGCTGCTGGGGGTTCGACGCCACCGATTGGGCGAGCACGAGCAGCAGGAAGAACCCGCCGAGGGTGAAGATCAGCGAGAGCGGGTTCTTGCTGGCGCCCAGCAGGAAAGCCCCGCCGAGGCCCAGCAATGCCAGGCCGACCGCCTGTAGCACCCCCGACATCACCAGCTGCCAGGACGCCACCACGGGGGAGGCGCCCCAGATGCGCTGCTGGCGGTAGACGAAGGTGGCCGAGAGCACCGGTCCGCCGGGCAGCGTGGTGGACAACGCGTTCCCGGCGTAGAACGCCGCCTCGGACCGCCACTGCCGCACCGTGACACCCGCCGAGCGCAGCAGGGTGCGCTGGATCTGCGCGAAGCTGTGCATGGACGCCATCGCCGCGACGACCGCGGCCAGTACCCACCACCAGTTCGCCGACAGCAGACTGACCCAGGCCTTGGCCAGCTGATCCCACACCAGCACCAGTTCGACGGTCAGCACCAGCACGGCGACGGCGAGGACGGCCCACCGCACCCACCAGTACCTGCCCCGGGGACGCGCGTCCTGGCCAGGGGCGTCGCTCATCGGCGCGTCGTGCGACACGCTCTACAGGGTAACGGCGCGTGGACCGGGTACCCGCCGGTTCTCCGCGGCGCGCCGTGCACCGGGGCCGAGAGTCAGCAGGTCGCCGCCGAGCTTGCGCCCGACGACCCTACAGACGACCCTCCCGGCGCAACAGATCCGCCGCGCTGACACCGCCGCCGCGGCGGGGCGGCGTCTCACCGGTCTCGCGGGTGTCGATCTTCTCAGTCGACTCCGGATCCTGTTGGGCGGGAATGGCAGTCGTCGGTTCGCTACCGCCGGCGTCGGGGATGGCCCGGGTCTGGTCCGTGGACGGGCGGGGCGCAGGAGTCGCGCTCGGGATGGCGGTCGTCGGCGTGTTGGTGCCACGCAACTCGCCCAGCCACGACTCGATCTCGCGGCGTTCGCGACCGGGTGCCGGATCGGCCCGCGGGACGCGCTCCGTCGGGGGTGCGTTCACCGCGTTGATCGCCGAGGTCGCAGCCGAATCCGGTTGCACAGCAAAGCGAGTCGTGGGTGGTTCCGGTGCGGGTCCGGGTGGCGGGGTCGGTATCCGGGTGGTCCCCGCGGCCGACGGGCCCGACGGGCGGACCGGCGGCAACGCACCGCGCGGGCTCGGCGCCGGCGGGATCACCGGATGACCCGGATCGTGTTGGGCCGGGTGCGCCGGTGCGCCGGCGCCGACGAGGGCGGCCTGGTCGGCGACCTCGCCCTCGGGCTCACGCACGACGGGGCGCTTGCGCTCATCGGGAAGCTCGACCTCACCGAGCCCGATACGTTCCTGCACCCGTTTCATCCACTGTGGCGCCCACCAGCAGTCGTCGCCGAGTAGTTTCATGATGGCCGGCACCAGGAACATCCGGACGACGGTGGCATCGAGCAACAGGGCGATCAGCAGGCCGAAGGCCAGGTACTTCATCATCACCAGATCGGAGAATGCGAAGGCACCGACCACCACTGCCAGCACCAGTGCTGCACCGGTGATGAGGCGTCCGGTGGTGGCGGTACCGATGCGGATGGCCTCGGCGGTCGACAGCCCCCGCGCGCGGGCCTCGACCATGCGGGACACCAGGAACACCTCATAGTCGGTGGACAGACCCCAGATCACCGCGATGATGAGGCCGATCATCGGAGCCATCAGCGGTTGCGGCGTGTAGTTCAGGAGTCCGGATCCGTGCCCGTCCTCGACGAACATCCAGGTCAGGATGCCCATCGTGGAACCCAGGGTGAGCGCGCTCATCAACGCCGCCTTGATCGGCAGCACCAGCGATCCAAAGGCCAGGAACATCAACACCGTCGTGGTCAGCACCAGGAGCACGACTAGCAGCGGCAGGTTGTCGTAGAGGCTCTGAATGCTGTCCTGTGCCAACGCCTGAGTGCCGCCGACCAACACCGTTGTACCGCGGGGCGGCGACAGCGCCCGTAGCTCCTCGATCTTGTCAGGCGCATCGGCGCTGGTGACCAGCCCGTTCTGCAGCACCCGCACCGACGGATCTTTGGAGCCGCCCTCCTGGACCGCGCGTTCCTGCCACATGGTCGACGGATCGTCGGCGCCGATGAAGCCTGGCACCGTTCGCGCCTCGGACCGCAGCTCAGCCAGTTGCTGATCGGTGATCGGGTCGCCGTTGTCGCTGCGGATCACCAGAGTGAGTGGCTCGGTGCGGAAGCTGGGGAAACTCTCGTCGAAGTTCTGCTGCGCCATGCGCACCGCGTTGTCCGGCGGCAGATATTTCTCGCTGTACCCGCCGAGCGCCAGCTGTCCCAATGGGATGACCAGCAGCGTCATGATGATCAGAATCGGCGCGGCGAAGCCGATCGGGCGCTTCATGACCTGGTTGACCAGCTTGCCCCAGAAACCCTTCTCGACCTCTTCCCGGGTCATGGTCTTCTGGGTCTTCTCGATGAACCAGTCGATGATCTTGCGCGAGAACGGCCAGTTGGCCAGGAACGGCACCCGAAGCAGAGTGCGCACCCCGAGCGCGTCGACGTTCGGTCCGAGAATGGCCAGTACCGCGGGCAGCACCGTGATCGACAGGAACGCCGCGAGCAGCACCGACGCGATGATGGCGTAGGTGATCGATTTCAGGAAGCCCAGCGGGATCAGCAGCAGCGGCAGCGAGGAGGCCACGATGATCACCGCGGAGAACGCCACGGTCCGACCGGAGGTCATCACGGAGCGCCGGACGGCGGCCTCGACGTCGTAACCCTCGGCGAGTTCCTCCCGGAATCGGCTCACGATGAACAGGCCGTAGTCGATGGCGATACCGAAGCCCATCATGGTGACCACGGGCTGCGCGAAGAAGTGCACGTCCATGAAATTCGCGGTGAACCGCAGGATGCCCAGCGCGCCGGCGATCGTCAGGCCACCGATGATGGCGGGCAGCGCCGCCGCGACGGCGCCGCCGAACACGAAGAACAGCACCACGGCGACGAGCGGCACAATCGCCAGCTCGGCGCGCTTCTGATCGGTGGCGATGGTGCCGGTCAGCTCGCTGGCGATCGGGTTGAGCCCCGCGAGTTGGATGGCACCGTCGTTGATCGCCCGCATTTCCGGCTCGACGGTCTGGTAGTTCTTCAGGATCGAGTCGTCATCGTCACCCTTGAGCGGGATGCTGACGAAAGTGCTCCGCAGATCGTCGGTCTTCATCGCGGCGACCGCGGGGGCGTCGGGCGCCTTCAGCCAGCCCACCCAGCTGACCACCTGGTCGGGGTGATCGGCGACCAGGGCGTCGAGCTCGCCGGACACCTTCTCCTGCCAAGCCCGGTCGGTGACCAACTTGTCATCGGGAGGGGTCAGGATCGCCACCACGTGGCTGCCGCGGTCGCGGCCGTAGACCTCGTCGCCCAGCAGCGATGCCTGCACGGACTGGCTGCCCTCATCAAAGAAACCACTCTGGGTGACGTGGGATCCCAAACTGGCCCCGTAAACGCCGCCACCAAGGCACAGTGCGACCATGACCCCGATCACTATGTATCGGAATTGGTACACCGTTCGACCCCACCAGGCGAACACGTCAGCTCCTTATTTGTTCTTGTCGATCTGAATCACGCTCCGCGCGCATTGTCACTTCAGTTCTTCACACGCGCGAGGTCAGCAACGCAGACAACGGCCGGAACGGCTGCAGCCAAGCGCCCTGCTCGGGCAGCGAATCAAGGCCGATTCGCGGTAGCGGCTCCCGGAAGACACCAGGGATGTCCTCCAGGTCGACGAACTCCAAGCTATCCGACGCTAACGCCCAACTGGCATGTTCGCGAAATCCGAGCACCTGCACCGGAACGCCCTCGTGGGCGATCTCTTCCAGCGGTATCCGGAACGCCTGACCGTCCGCGGATGCCACCACGACACCGGCCAGCCCCTCGCTGCGGCGCAGCGCGATGTGCTCCAGCATGTCGCTGTCCACGTCGCTGTCGTCGTCGATCTTGGGTTTGGCGAAGACAGCGAAGCCCACGTTACGCAACGCTTCCACCCAGGGCCGGACGACATCGGCGCTACCAGGGGCGATGTTGGTGAAAACCGTCGCCTCAGGTTCGAGGTGAGCCTCCAGCGTGGCCACCGCTCCGGTCTCGGCGTCGCGGCGGCTGGACAGTTCGGCGGTGCGGCTCAGCAGCCAGCGGCCCAATGCGTCGAAACGCGGCCGGTGCGCGGCGGTCGGCCGGCCGCCCAGGATGGATCCGAGGCCCATGTCGAGATTGGGCGCATCCCAGACCAGCAGCACACGCTGGGTGGGCGGCATCTCGGGAGCCGTCGGTGGGATCTCGGGGATGGTGGGGTCGGTCGTCATCGTCACATGCGCTCCCAGAGCAGTTCGGTCACGACCGGACCCGCCAGGGCTTTGCGCTCGTACTTGGTCTCGGGCCTGGCGACCGACATCGGCAAGGCGTCGGAACCGTCGAATCTGGGCCTGACCCGGCGTAGCCGCGGTTCGGCGTCCCCGACCTCGGCGATGTGCTCGGCGTAGCCCTGGTGGTCGGTCGCCGCGTGCAGGATCCCGCCGGGCTTGAGCCGGTCGGCGATCAAGGCCATCGTCTCGGGCTGCAGCAGTCGCCGCTTGTGATGCCGGGCCTTGGGCCACGGGTCCGGGAAGAAGACCCGCACCCCGGTCAGCGATGCCGTGCTCAGCGAGTGTTCGAGCACGTCGACGCCGTCACCGCGGACCAGCCGGATGTTGGGGATGCCGTCGCGGTCGATCGCGCCGAGCAACTGGCCCAGCCCTTTCTTGTAAACCTCCACCGCAATGACGTCGAGGTCGGGTTCCTGCTGGGCCATCGCCGCCGTCGAGGTGCCGGTTCCGCAGCCGATCTCCAGGATCAGCGGGGCGTGGCGGCCGAACCACTGTGCGGTGTCGAGCACCGTCGGCCGGGCGTCAGCGTCGCGGGCCTCGGTACCGATCCGCGGCCACAGCCGTTCCCAGGTTTCCTGCTGTCCGCCGGACAGGGTGGAACGCCGCGACCGGAAGCTGGTGACGCGGCGCATGTGATGGGGCGGGGAGGCATCCGCACCGGTGGCCTCCCCGGCCTCCTCGCGCTGGGCATACATCGGTCCATCGTCGCTCATCCAGACAGGTGTACCCGCATCGTGGTGAAGATTGATACCCAACAGTTGTCTTTGCGCCGATATGTCCGGAAAACACTGCTCACCGGGGTGCCGTGGCGATGACACCATGTGATGTGTGGCTGTGCTGTGGGCCGTGGTGACAGTGCAACAGATGTGACAGGAGCGGTGATGTCTGTCGACGAATTCGTCTCGGAATTGTCCGCGCTTGCGGAGGCCGCCGGCCCGCGCGAGCTCCGTCCGGTCATCGACGCGCTGTCCCGCCCGATCCGGTGCCGGACGGTGGGCCGCCCCGGGGTGGGCCTGCGCACGCTCGCGACGGGGCTGCGTGCGGCCGGGGTGACGGTGGTGGACACCGGAGCCGATGTCGAGGTGCTGGTGATCGCCGAGACCGCGAAACCGGAGGACTGCCGGATCGCCGTCGCGGCGGACGGTCCGGTCGTGGTCGCGCTGAACAAGGCCGATCTGCTCGGTGCCGCGGTGCCCGGCCACGTCGAGCTGGTCCGCCGGATCACCGGTGCCCCGGTCATACCGGTGTCGGGTCTGCTGGCGATCGCGACGCTGGACGACGAACTGGTCGCTGCCATCGGGGCGCTGGCCACCGAACCGGCGGATCTCAGCTCCACCGATGCGTTCTGCGCCGCGGCGCACTCCGTGGCTGCCGCCACCCGCGCACGGCTGCTCGAGGTGGCCGATCTGGCCGGGACCGCGAGGGCGATCACGGCCGTCCGTGCGGGTGCGGACGGCCGCGCGCTGACCGCATTGCTGCGCCGGGCGAGCAATATCGACGCGCTGTCCGCCGCTGTGCGTGGCGCGGCCGCGCCGCTGCGGTATCGGAGACTGTGTGAGGCGATGACCCGGCTGCGGGCGCTGGCGGCCGGGACCGCCGACCCACGGTTGGACGCGATGCTCGCCGGGGACACCGCCGTGCGGGCCGCGATGGTCGCGGCCGCCGAGGTGCTGGGCGCGGACGGCATGGACACCGGCCCGGATGATCCGCTGCGCCGGGCGGTGCGCTGGCAGAGCTACAGCCGGGGCCCGGTCAACGCCCTGCACCGCCGTTGCGGCGCCGATATCGCGCGGGGAGCGTTGCGCTCGGGGGTGTGGTGACCGAAGAACTGCTCCGCGAAGACCCCCGCGACCTGGACGCCAGGGTGTCCGCCATGGTGCCCGGGCTGACACCGCCGCGACCGGTCCCCGGTGCGGCCGTGCTGGTCATCGGCCCCTGGCTTGCCGGAGTGTCCAGCCTGACCGCGGCACTGCGGCGGCACATGCCCGAGCAGATGTTCGTCGAGCCCGAGGAACTCGCACCCGATATCGCGCCCATCGCGGTCGTCTTCGCGGTGTCCGCCGTGGCCCCGCTCGCCGAATCGGACTGCGCGGCACTGGATGGCGCCGCGCGGCACACCGACCTCGTGCTCGGTGCGGTGACCAAGATCGACGTCCACCGGGACTGGCGGGCGGTGCGCAGTGCCGACGCCGACGCCGTCGGTGCGCACGTGCCGCGGCTGCGTGACATGCCGTGGGTGGGCGTGGCCGCCGCGCCCCGCGAGGGCAGACCGCACCTCGACGGTCTGGTCGCGATGCTGCGGGAAAAGTTGTCCGATGACACGCTCGCACAACGAAACAGATTGCGGGCGTGGGAAAATCACCTCGCCGAGCAGATCGCCGCAGCATCTGCGGCGGCGGACGCCGAATCGGCGGCATTGCACCGTCAGCGCGCGGACATCCTGCGAGAGGCGAGGTTGTCCCGCTCGCAGCGTTCCATCGCCTTGCGCAGCCGCATCCAGCAGGCCCGCGTGCAGCTGGGCTACTTCGCCCGAAATCGGTGCGCGTCGGTGCGCACCGAGCTCTCCGAGGACGCTGCGTCCTGGGGCGGATTGCCCTGGGTGACGCGGCGCCGCGCCGACAATTTCTCCAGCTATGTGGCCGGCCGGGTGGCCGAGGTCGCCGCGGAGGTGGATTCCGGTGTCACCGAACAGTTCCTGGATATCGCCGCGGAGCTGGCGTTGTCCGCACCGCCGGTGCCGCCGGCGCCGCCCGCCCCGGAGGTGGGCGGGCCCGGGCTGACATCCCGGCGTCTGGAGATGCAACTGATGATGCTGCTGGGCGCGGGCTTCGGGCTGGGTGTCGCGCTGGCGGCCAGCCGGCTGTTCACCGGGCTGGCGCCGGGTCTGACCGCTGTCGGTGCGGTCGCCGGTGGCCTGCTCGGGTTGCTGCTCACGGTGTGGGTGGTGGGCATCCGGGGCCTGCTGCACGACCGGGCGCTGCTGGATCGATGGGTCGGCCGCGTCACCGCGACGCTGCGCGAGGACGCCGAGGCGCTGGTCGCCACCCGAGTGCTGGCCGCCGAGGTCGACTTCACCGGTCAGGCGGCGGCCGCCGACGAGCGAGCGGCCATGGAGACGGCCCGCCGGCTGGATGCCCTCGATGCCCGGCTGCGGGAGCGTGCGGTGGCCGCGGCGCGTGCCGCGTCGGCGGCCGAGCACCGTTTACCGGCGCTGCGCGCGGCATTGGCGGCCATCCGCGCCGATTTAATAATCAGATGAATTCGGTTACCGCCCAGTAGGACTTTTCTGGATATCTTTCTGAATCGTTCCTGTGAGTGATCGGACATTGTCCCGATTCCTCAGACCAAAGTCACCCGCGTTAACCTCTTATTAGGGACGATCGTGACCAGTCGGTTATCGGCATGTTCACGGAAACTACGCAGGAGACTTTGATGACCTCAGCGACCATTCCCGGTCTGGACACCGCACCGACGACGCATCAGGGGCTGCTGGCCTGGGTCCGCGAGGTCGCGGAGCTGACACAGCCCGACCGCGTCGCGTGGGCCGACGGCTCACAGGAGGAGTACGAGCGCCTGGCCACTCAGCTGGTCGAGGCCGGCACCTTCCAGAAATTGAACGACGAGAAGCAGCCGAACTCCTACCTGGCGCTCTCCGATCCGTCCGACGTGGCGCGCGTCGAATCGCGCACCTACATCTGTTCCGAACGCGAGGTCGACGCCGGCCCCACGAACAATTGGATGGACCCGGCCGAGATGCGGCCCTTGATGACCGAGCTGTACCGGGGCTCGATGCGCGGTCGCACCCTGTGGGTGGTGCCGTTCTGCATGGGCCCGCTGGACGCCGAGGACCCGAAGCTGGGCGTGGAGCTCACCGACTCGGAGTACGTGGTCGTCTCGATGCGCACCATGACCCGGATGGGCCAGGCGGCGTTGGACAAGATCGGCGAGGACGGCTTCTTCGTCAAGGCGCTGCACTCGCTCGGCGCCCCGCTCGAGGACGGCCAGCAGGACGTTCCGTGGCCGTGCAACGACACCAAATACATCACCCACTTCCCCGAGACCCGCGAGATCTGGAGCTACGGCTCCGGGTACGGCGGCAACGCGCTGCTGGGCAAGAAGTGCTACTCGCTGCGCATCGCCTCGGCGATGGCCCACGACGAGGGCTGGCTCGCCGAGCACATGCTGATCGTCAAGCTCATCTCGCCGGAGAACAAGTCCTACTTCATCGCCGCGGCGTTCCCGTCGGCCTGCGGCAAGACCAACCTCGCGATGCTGCAGCCCACCATCGAAGGCTGGCGCGCCGAGACCGTCGGCGACGACATCGCCTGGATGCGCTTCGGCAAGGACGGCCAGCTCTACGCCGTGAACCCCGAATTCGGCTTCTTCGGTGTCGCGCCGGGCACCAACTGGGACTCCAATCCCAACGCGATGAAGACGATCGCCGGTGGCAACACAGTCTTCACCAATGTCGCCAAGACCGATGACGGCGACGTCTGGTGGGAGGGCCTGGAGGGCGAGCCCGATCACCTGATCGACTGGAAGGGCGAGGACTGGGTTCTCCGCGAGACGGAAACCAAGGCCGCCCATCCCAATTCGCGGTACTGCACCCCGATTTCGCAGTGCCCGACGCTGGCGCCCGAATGGGACGATCCGCAGGGTGTGCCGATCTCGGCGATCCTGTTCGGCGGCCGCCGCAAGACGACGGTGCCGCTGATCACCGAGGCCCGCGACTGGCAGCACGGCGTCTTCATCGGTGCCACCCTGGGCTCCGAGCAGACTGCCGCCGCCGAGGGCAAGGTCGGCACCGTGCGGCGCGACCCGATGGCCATGCTGCCCTTCCTGGGCTACAACGTCGGCGACTACTTCCAGCACTGGATCAACATCGGCAAGCAGGCCGACGAGTCCAAGCTGCCGAAGGTGTTCTTCGTCAACTGGTTCCGCCGTGGCGCCGACGGCCGCTTCCTGTGGCCCGGATTCGGCGAGAACAGCCGCGTGCTGAAGTGGGCCATCGAGCGCATCGAGCACCAGGCCGAGGGCAAGAGCACCCCGATCGGCATCGTCCCGACCGCAGCCGATCTCGATCTCTCGGGACTGGACGTGGACCCGGCCGATGTCGATGAGGCGCTGGCCGTGAACGCCGATGAGTGGCGTGCCGAGCTGCCGCTGATCGAGGAGTGGTTCGAGTTCGTCGGCGAGAAGCTGCCGACCGGTATCAAGGACGAGTTCGACGCCCTGAAGACGCGTCTGGCCGAATCTGACTGATACCCGCGAAGAGTCCCAAATGGCCCCGAAATCACCTGATTTCGGGGCCATTTGCGACTGCCCGGCACCCATTGCGTCCGCGGCACCAACCGGACGCCCGTCGGCTCCGAATACCAGGTGATCGGTTGACGGGAGTTTCGAAGGACATGTTGCGCACGGTTCTGGACGGAGTGCTCGACCGGACGGTTGTGCCCGGATACACCCGCCTCGGGTTGGCGGTGCGTGAGCGGTTCTGGTCACCGCTGGATCCCGACGCCCTGGCCGGGTCCACCATCCTGGTGACCGGGGCGAATTCCGGCATCGGCAAGGCCATCGCCGCCGGGGTGGCCGGGCTGGGCGGCACCGTGCTGTTGACGGTGCGCGACCGGGCCCGCGGTGAATCGGCCCGCAAGGACATCCTCGACGCCACTCCCGGCGCGGATGTGCAGATCGAACGGTGCGATGTGTCCGATCTGGCGGGGGTGCGGGCCTTCGCCGCCGACCTGGTGTCCCGGGTGCCCAGGCTCGATGCGGTGATCCACAACGCCGGGGCGATGCCCCCGGAGCGGTCCCGGACCGACGAGGGCCATGAGCTTTCGCTCGCCACCCACGTGCTCGGACCGCTGTTGCTCACCGAACTGCTGCTGCCGGTGCTGGTGGAATCGCCGGACCCGAGGGTGGTGCTGATGTCCTCCGGTGGCATGTACACCCAGCGCCTGCCCGCCGATGACATCGAATACACCGCGGGCCACTACCGCGGGGCGGTCGCCTACGCGCGCAGCAAGCGGATCCAGGTGGCGTTGACACCGCTGTTGGCGAACCGGTGGGCCGCCCAGTCGGTCATGGTCGCCGCCATGCACCCGGGCTGGGCCGATACCCCCGGTGTGGCCACCTCGCTGCCCGCGTTCCGCAAGCTGACCGGCCCGGTGCTGCGCACGGCGGAACAGGCCGCCGACACCGCGGTCTGGTTGACGGCGACCTCACCGACACCGCCGTCCGGCCGGTTCTGGCATGACCGCGCGGTCCGGCCCACCCACTATCTGCCCAGCACCCGCTACAGCGACGCGGAACTGCA
It includes:
- a CDS encoding SDR family NAD(P)-dependent oxidoreductase, which produces MLRTVLDGVLDRTVVPGYTRLGLAVRERFWSPLDPDALAGSTILVTGANSGIGKAIAAGVAGLGGTVLLTVRDRARGESARKDILDATPGADVQIERCDVSDLAGVRAFAADLVSRVPRLDAVIHNAGAMPPERSRTDEGHELSLATHVLGPLLLTELLLPVLVESPDPRVVLMSSGGMYTQRLPADDIEYTAGHYRGAVAYARSKRIQVALTPLLANRWAAQSVMVAAMHPGWADTPGVATSLPAFRKLTGPVLRTAEQAADTAVWLTATSPTPPSGRFWHDRAVRPTHYLPSTRYSDAELQRVWKYCLGAVGLS